The stretch of DNA TATGGGCTCCTTTTCTTTACCTTTCGCATCCAAACAAATAGGTAGATAAAAAAGGCTTCATCGTCGATTATTTATCTTTTGTTCTTTTTTTTCAAACAAAAATCACTTAAACTGCATTCAAAAGGCAACTATTCAAAATTTAGTGTGTCTTTTAAAAGTACTGACTGTTATGTTAGTTGAGCATTGACTCAACAGGCCCTAATATTCACCGGATAGACCAAAAAAAGTTTTTTTTCACCCGACTAATTAACTACCATGATCTTCGTAGCTATCGTTGATAGTGATAAGGCTATCAGAGACACGTGGCGTCGTATGTTGGATACAACTGAGGGATTCGGTTGTAGTGGGGTCTATCCTAATGCACATTCTGCCTTAGAACATTTGAACGAACACAAAACAGATGTAGTATTAGTCGATGCCCAACTCAATGAGATCTCCGGTGTAGAATGCGTAAAGATGCTCAAAAGGGAAATTCCCACCATTGATTTGATCATGTTGTCTTCAAATTTAGATGATGACGAAATGATTTTCCAGGCATTTAAGGCTGGTGCTTGTGGATTCTTACCTAAAGATATTTTTCCTTCCGATTTATTGGAGGCTATTCAGGAAGCCAAGAATGGTGGTGCCCCTATGCCCAGGGAGATTGCCCGTAAGTTGGTGGGGTCATTTAGCCAACAGCAATCCCAGGCGGAGGTATTTTCCAAGCGAGAAATGGATGTACTAGATTTGTTGTGTGAAGGTAATAGTTATAAAGAAATGGCTGAAAAACTGTTTGTGAGTCCGAATACCATTCGATTTCATCTAAAAAATATTTACAAAAAATTAGATGTGGGTTCAAGACACGAAGCAGTTATTAAGGCTATGCAAAATTTTCTATTGATGTGAAAAACTACTCAAGTGGGCAGTTTTGCCCATTTGAGTTTTGTCCTAACTTGCTGATTATAAGGACAAAAAAAAAGTTGCCACTTGACGTAGGCAACTTAAATTTCTGGAACTAGTGAGAGTTTTTTTCATACTAATCCAATTTAGTTGCCGCGCCGCGCAGCGCGGCAACCTTTTTTGGTATGTCAAATGTAAAAAATCCTGCTGAATTTACAAAAGATTCAGGAAGGAAAGGTGTGTTAATGGTTAACTATCGTCGTTAAAGGGGCCTTAATAAGTGGCAAACTGACCATAAAATGATGGGCTGATTCCTCGACCAGCATGCGTTCTTTTGAAAAAAAAGCATACCGTGATTTAATGTTTTCTAATCCGACATTGGTCGAGGGCATCTCTTGGAGTTTTTTTTGTAGATTATTACGAATGACCAAATGACCATTGTCATTGATGAATAATTCGACTAAGAGGGGTTTGTTCTTGGATATAATATTGTGCTTAATGGCATTCTCCAAAAGTATTTGCAGGGAAAGCGGTACGATTTTGTGGTCGTTAAAACTGGGAGGCACTGACAGGTCAATCTGAAAACTATCGCCAAACCGCTCTTTTAAAAGAAAGATATAAGATTGCAAAAAACTAAGCTCTTCTGCTACCGGTATTAATTCTTTATCTCTGATTTCGAGAATATATCGATACACTTTCGACAATTTCCGAACAAAGGTTACTGCCTTGTCGGGGTCTTCAGGAATAATATAGATCAGGGTATTGAGGCTATTAAACAGGAAATGGGGATTAACCTGACTTTTGAGTCCCTCTAATTGAGATTGTACATTTTCCCGTTTCAGTTTTTCCGTTTCAACAATGGCTCCTTTCCAGCGATTGTAAAGAAAAATGCTTTCATAGATGGATGATACCAAGGCTATAACGATTAAGGAGGGTAGTTTGTAATCAAAATGGCTTAATCCATGAGGATTTGGAACTTCAAACACCGCTACATGAATATATCCTACAATGCCATTTACTATCACAAATATCACCAGTATCCCTGCAACGGTATAAAGCACCCTGCGTTGGGTTTCTTCATAAGCTGTAAAACGTTTTCGCAATTGAAAAAACAGTGCTCGGATACTCAACCAGTAGCCTGATGTATAAAGGAGGGAGATGCTAAACTTAGGCAGATAGGCTAATAATCCTTCATTTAAATTTTCTTTAAAAAAGAGAATGGGGAAAAAAAATGCAATAATTGGAATACCTATAAGCAAATAGGGCATGTCATCAAACCCTAGAACAGCCTTGGCTTTTTCCCGATTCAGCATGTTTTTAAATTATAGGTTCAAATTTGATGTGCTGAGGATTTTGCCTTAGACAAGCGCTTTACAAAATCGTCAGCAGCGATATAGTTTGAACTACAAAATAGCACATTTTGCCGTCCGCGTTTTACAAAATGTATTTGAACGGTGGAATTAGTTAGCTGAGTTGTCTTAACTGCACCATGAATAGCAAATTGACAATTCCAAGCTAATTCAATCGAATTTCATCATCATTGTCATCAAAGAACCGATATTCCGTCATACTGAAATCGCTAACTTCCTTGATCTTGACCCATTTATGGTATTTGAAGTACCACTTCAATTGAATACTTGGAAAGCCTTTTTTGACGAAAGCGGCTACATATGGGTGCATTTGTAGTAATAAAGAAGATTTGGGCCTGGACTGGAAAATAAAGCTCAAATCTCTTTCGACTTCATCTGTTAACAATATCGATGGATTGATTTTGCCTGTTCCTTTACAGCTGGGACAAATTTCCGAGGTATTTATTTTCAGCTCTGGTCTTACCCTTTGACGGGTTATTTGCATGAGACCAAACTTACTCAAGGGCAGGATGGTATGCTGTGCCCTATCTTTTTTCATAAACTGGCGCATCTCTGAAATGAGTGTCTTTCGATGTTCCAGGTTTTTCATATCAATAAAGTCGACAATAATAATCCCACCGATATCCCTCAAGCGAAGTTGCCGAGCAATTTCTTCTGCTGCTTCCATATTGACATTAAGGACTGCCTCTTCTTGGTTATTGCTCGCCATTTTGTGCCCACTATTAACATCAATAACGTGCATAGCTTCGGTATGCTCAATCACCAGATAGGCCCCACTATTCATAGTAGCTGTTTTCCCAAAGGATGACTTTATTTGTCGAGTCACCCCATATGCATCAAAAATGGGTTTGGTCGCTTTATAATGTTGGACAATTTTCACTTGGTCCGGAGCGATTGCAGCGAGGAAATTCTTTATATTATAATGAAGTTCTTTGTCGTTGACCACGATGCGATTGAAGGAATCGCTGAGCACATCCCGAAGAATACTAGATGTTTTGTCTAATTCGCTAAGCAATTTTGCAGGAGCCTTTGCTTTATGCAACTGGCTATGTATGCTTTCCCACTTTTGCATCATATACCTTAGCTCGTCGTGCAAATCGGCCACTTTTTTGCCCTCAGCAGCCGTCCGAACGATCACTCCAAAATTTTTGGGTCTAATACTGTCTACGAGCAATTGGAGTCGTTTTCGCTCCTCAGCGTTTCCGATTTTTTTTGATACGGCTACTACATTTGAAAAGGGGGTGAGTACGAGGTAACGACCAGGGATAGTTATTTCGCAGCTCAATCTTGGGCCTTTAGTAGAAATAGGCTCTTTTAGCACTTGTACCAGCAGATGATTTCTTTTTTCGAGCACCTGATCGATTTTCCCTGTTTTAATAATCTCGGGTTCCATCGAAAAATGCTCCAAAAGAGGGGTGCCAATTTCCCCAGAAATGACACCATTTGTATATTTGATTAAGGACTGAAGTTTGGGACCAAGGTCTGTATAATGCAAGAATGCATCTTTTTTATGCCCAATTTCAACAAATGCTGCGTTTAGGCCTGGCATCAGGCGTTTGATCTTACCGAGGAAGATATCTCCAACGGTAAAGTTGTTATTTGTCTTTTGGAAATGGAGTTCTACAAGTTTCGATTGCTCTAAAAGTGCGATTTCTACCTCTGTAGGGGTTGCATTAATAATTAGTTCTTTTTCCACAATAACTTATTTTATCGGCACCGGTCTTGGGAGTAGGTTGTATTCTGTAGAAAAAAGAACTCACAGGAGGCCGGTCTAGTGAACGAGCACTAGCCAACAAATCCGATAATAAGAATGGTTCTGCCAATCGGTTGGAAAATATAATGGTTTGTCTTGATGTTTAGGCTTTGTATTTTGTTTGTCTCAGATATAGCTTCGCCTTTACTGATAAGCATCAATTATAAAACAGTTGCTAGTGGCTGAATAAACTGGAATTGTTGGTTTTAATGAGAAGGTGAAATTTTTTTGAGCGCAACCAGTTTATTTGGTTACGAATTTCTTTGAGCGCATCTTTTTTTTGTTTTTTCCAGTGAAACCTCTAACATACTGTTGTTCAATAACCATTTACACCTTTCCTATAGGATGAACCCTATCGGATAAATACCAAATTCCAGATCTTTAAACACCATTGTGTTTAAAGACCTGGATGTCAATATTAACTGCCGTTGAGTTGAAGGATGATATAAAGCTACCTATTTTGTGAAACAAAATACAATGAACCTCCTACCCAATGCCGAATATTATTTACCGGTTTTTCTTCTTATGGCGATTCTTGCGCAATCTTTTCTTGCGTTTGTGCGTCGCTATCTTATGTCTTTTACGCTTTCTTCCACACGGCATAATCAAAAATCATTTAAAGTTATAAAAAATATTAGTTTATAGTATTACACTTCTCCAGATATGGTAAAGCTAATTCGGCTTTACCTGCTTTTTCGTAGGCTTGTCCCAACAAACAATTAGCCGTTGGGTTATCGGCGTCTATCGAAACTACTTTTTCTAACCTTTCAATAGCCCGCTCGAATTGGCCTGTTTGTATGGCTAATCTGGCCAAAGTTGTATTTATCAATACATCATCAGGATACTCTCCATCCATTGACCGCAGCATTAAAATTCCTTTCATAGGATTGTCAGGCGGTGGATTTTCTGTATAACACAATGCCAGATTGACTTTGTGCTGTACATTAGATGGATTAATAGATATCGCACTTTCGAAAGCCTGGATAGCGCCATCTGTACAAAAGTCCTTTATTTTTTGCACTTCACTGCGCTGTATGCAAATGGTAAAAGTCGTTCCGGCAATGGACCAACTCTCTTCTGTGTTTTCCAATCCTGCAATTTCACGTGCATAGTGACCAGAAATTCCAGGGTACCCCAACGCAAACCACTTCCCGGCGAGTTCTTTTAATGGCTCAACCCGAGCCGAATCAGCTATTGTTTGAGACAAAGCTTCTTCCAGTAAAAAAACTTCAGCCTGCTGGCCAGCAGTCATGGATTCTTTCGCTTCTTTCAATAATACGTTGATATCCGTTTGTACGGTATTCAGCAACCTTGACTTTTCAATGGCTTGCTGAGCTGGTGGCTTTGTTTTACAACCAAAGTACAATAAAAAAAACAAAGAAAGCGCTGATCCGATCACCCAATACTGCAATTTTGTCATATTCCTTTGTTTTCGGACAGCATCTATCTATAAAAATTAATCAATATCGCCATCATCTTCAGGCAAGGTAGTCACATTATCTTTAACTTGCTCAACAAATACCTTAGCTGGCTTGAAAGCGGGTATAAAATGCTCCGGAATTTCAATAGCCTTGTTTTTCTTAATGTGTCGACCTATCTTTTTAGCCCGTTTTTTGACAATGAAAGAGCCGAACCCCCTCACGTAAACATTTTCTCCATCAGCAAGAGAACTTTTCACTTCTTTAAAAAATGTCTCCAAAGTTACTAACACATCGACCTTTGGAACTCCCGTCTTTTCAGAGATGGCCGCTACCAGATCAGCTTTTCTCATCGTTATATATTGGTTTATAGTAAGTTATAAGAAACGACATAGGTGTCGAAAAATGAGAGGCAAATTTCGCAATTTTTTCATTATTCCGAAAAAAATGGCCGTTTTATTTTATACAATTTCGCTAATAGTCAATCTGTTATGAATTAATCGCTAACTTAGACAGGTCTATTTGCTTGAGCTTTTAAAATAAAATAGGCTAATTACCTGACTTGAACGACTATTATTTGTCTGTTTTTATTCTCTACTTAGCGCATGTTTGGGCAGTGCTTAATCGTCTCAAAATAGCAAATTTTATTTTTTGCGGTATTTTTTATCCTTGGACTTTTGACGCTTTTGGAAATCCTCCGTTTTCTAAGATAGAAGTGAGAAGTGGGAAAACTGCGTTCCTTTAGCCTTTCCACCTTCCGACTTCCATCTTCAAACCAGCGAATGTCAAAAGTCCAGTTTATCCAATGGCCTTAGTATAATACAAAATGCTTCTTCAAAACTACATCTGGCCCCTTTCGATTCTTAATTTTCCGCAGGGACGGCCTGCTTTCTTTTTTTTCTGTAAGCTTTAGTTATCTTTGCGAGTGAATTTTACACATGGTATTTTTCCGAATATTTACAAGTAACCAAATCAAGCTATATGCTGCTATCGATGACAGGGTATGGTAGGGCTTCAATGCCTTACAAGGAAAAGATGATTTCTGTAGAAGTTAGGTCTTTAAACAGTAAATATACCGACCTCCGGATTAGATTTCCTCAAAATTATAGAGAGAAGGAGGTCGAACTGCGCAAGATGGTCAGCAAATATGCCGAAAGAGGCAAAATTGATATCAATGTTGAGGTGAAGTCTGAAAAAGGAGACGAAGCATTTGGTTTAAATAAAGGTTTGTTCCGCAGGTACTTCCATGAATTGAATGATTTGGCAACAGAACTTAATTTTGAAAAGGGGGATATGCTTCAGGCCATTCTCAGAATTCCCAACGTTGTAGCGAATGACGAAGAATCTATAGATGATGAGGAATGGGAAATCATGGTAAAAACCATGAATGCAGCGCTCAAAAACTTTGGGCAATATAGAGAAGCGGAAGGGCAGGCCATGGAAAATGACCTTAGGGAGCGCATTTCCATTATTACCTCGCTTCTCCACCAGCTTGACCCTTTTGAAGAAGAACGGGTCACCCGTCTTCGACAAAGGCTTAGCCAGAACCTGGAAGAATACCTGGGTAAAGACAAAATTGATGAAAATCGATTTGAGCAGGAAATTTTATTCTACTTGGAGAAGATAGACATTACGGAGGAGAAAGTGCGTTTGGAACAGCACTGTAAATATTTTTTAGAGGAATTAGATAAACCCTATCAATCTAAAGGCCGAAAGCTCAACTTTATCGGCCAGGAAATGGGGCGTGAAATCAATACCATGGGCGCAAAGGCTTATTCTTCCAATATCCAACGCTTGGTGGTGGGGATGAAAGATGAGTTAGAAAAAGTTAAAGAACAAATTGCTAATTCCTTATAAGGTGGTAGCCAATAAAAAATTACTCATTTTTACAGCGCCTTCAGGTGCTGGCAAAACAACTATCGTCAGACATCTGCTAACGCGCTACCCTGCACTTGATTTTTCTATTTCAGCTACGACCCGTGCACGAAGACACTATGAAAAAGAAGGTGTTGATTATTATTTTATCTCCATCGCAACTTTTAATAGCCTGATTGAGGAGAATGCTTTTGTCGAATGGGAGGAAGTATATGAAGGGCAATTCTACGGTACGCTACGAAAGGAGCTGGAACGTTTGTGGTCATTGGGTAAAAGTATTATCTTTGATATCGACGTGAAAGGCGCCTTAAACCTTAAACGGCAGTTTCAGGAAGATGCTTTAACTATTTTTATTAAAACACCTTCTCCTGAAATCTTATTTGATCGTCTTCGAAAGCGCCAAACAGAGGACATGAAGAGTTTGCAGAAACGAATTGACAAAGCCACTCATGAACTCACATTTGAGCAAGACTTCGATAAAGTCCTTATCAATGATGATCTCAAAGTTGCCTTGCGCGAAGCTGAGCAAATTGTAGAAGGTTTCATCAATCAATAAGTGTACCGATGGAAACGATTACGACTAATGGCATTAAGGTAAGTGTGGAAAACAAATATAGGTCGGATTACTCCCACCCCTTGGCCAATCGCTATGTTTTTTCTTATCGAATTGTTATTGAGAACCAAAGCTCGGGAACCGTTCAGCTTTTGAGGCGGCATTGGTTTATACAAGATGCCAGTGGTAAAATCAAAGAGGTAGAAGGGGAGGGTGTTATTGGAAAGCAGCCTGTACTTGCTCCTGGTGAAAGTCATGAATACTCCTCTTGGTGCCAGTTGGCAACACCTTTTGGTAGGATGTATGGCTCCTATTTAATGGTCAAGAAACCACTAGACGAGGCCTTTGAAGTCAAAATTCCTGAATTTCGACCTGTCGCACCTTATTTACTCAATTAACCATGAAGGGCATTAAGCATAAAAATGCCTTAAAGATTGGCCTCCATTCCTCCGCTGCTATTACGGACATTCTGGCGATTGAAGAGCCACTAGAAATTCAGTTATGGGATTATAAAGAGGAAGGTTTTTTCCCTTTGTCTATAAATATGCGAACGCCAGGAGAAGACCAAGACCTCTGTCGTGGCTTTCTTTTTGCTGAAGGTATTATTGGACAAAAAGGAGATATCCAAGAGATTGAGCAAACCAATGAAAACGTTATTAGGATCAGACTAGTGCCTCAAATCAGGATTAACCAAGGTAAGATCGAACGCTATTTCTTTAGTTCTTCGAGCTGTGGGGTTTGTGGAAAAAAAAGCCTCAATAACCTTAGCTTCCATTCTTGTTATTTTCCAGCTAAAGGGCATCCGCTCATTGATGTCAGCACGCTTTTATCCCTACCACAACAACTCAAAAGTGCCCAATCTCTTTTTCAGCAAACCGGTGGCATTCATGCTGCTGGCCTGTTCAGTCCTCAAGGCGAATTGCTATTGATTAGAGAAGATGTTGGCCGACATAACGCGCTTGACAAATTGATTGGCGCAGCTTTAGAGCAAGCCGTCTTCCCTTGGCGTGATCATCTTTTGCTTTTAAGCGGTAGGATTAGTTTTGAATTGATTCAAAAAGCTTCCATGACGGGTGTACCGATTATTGCAGCGGTAGGGGCCCCTTCTTCTCTTGCTGTTGAATTAGCCGAAGAATGTGGGATAACACTTATTGGATTTATTAGAGATAAACGGTGTAATGTGTATACGGGGGAGGAGCGATTGAGAAGGTAGAGGACAACGTTATTACCTGGTTTCAGCTTATTTACCGTTGATAAAAAGCAAATCATTCATTCCGTTTTTATCCCTTTAGATTGATCTGATTTAAGTACTTTAGCGTACTGCTATAACCATCAACCGAATTGCACTATGCCTCGTAAATTTGCCTTATTCCCGATACTTATATGCTTAAGTATCATTACTTCTCCCGCTCAATCCCTTACGAAAGAAGATTATGCACGTGCGGTCAGTTTTCTTTGGACCAATATCGAAAATAAAACTGCCTTCAATTTATCAGTTAGCCCACATTGGCTGGCCGACAGCACTGGTTTCTGGTGGGAAAACAACAATGACAAGGGTAAAACCTATGAACTCGTGCTTTTTGCAAACCCTCAGTCACAACCTTTGTTTGATCATCAAAAAGTAGCAGCAGGTCTATCAAACAGGATGGGAGAAGTGGTCGACCCAAATCAACTTCCCATAGCAAATATTGAATTTCCGGCCAGAGATAAACTTCGTTTGAGGGTAAAAGGATCGACTTATTTGCTAGACTTAAAGACCTATACGGTTTCTAACATTGTAGAAAAAAACGAAGAGCGGTCTCCCTTTAGCTCCCCTTCCCCCGATGGCAAGTGGATAGCCTATAGCGAAGATTATAATCTATTCCTTAAATCCGTCACTACTGATAAGGTTTTTCAACTCAGTCATAATGGTAAAAAAGGCTATGAATATGGTAGTTATTATGGCTGGTTTGATATAATGGAGGGCGAAAATGGTGATCGGCCCAAACGCTTTTCAGTCAATTGGTCACCAGACTCCAAATACATTCAAACCACTATTTGCGATCTAAGATCTGCCAATAAAATGTACATGTTGGATTGGAGTGTTGACACGCTTTTTAGGCCAAACCTACTTTCTTATTACCGTGGTTCTCCGGGAGATACCACGATGGTATATATGACGCCCATTTTTTATGATGTCGACACTAAAATGCAGTTGCAAACAAAGCTTCCTCGAAATACCCATATTAATGGGGTCTCCTTTCGGTGGTCAGCCCAAGCAGATAAGGTGTATGCCAAATATGATGAACGTGGTTTTCACAAAGCCCATATTCTTCAATTGGATTTAGCAAAAAACAAGCAGACCACCTTGGTAACCGAAAGTTGTGAAACCAATATTGATAATTTTGATTACTGGCTTGTGGAGAAAAAAGGCAAATTGGTTTTTTCATCGGAGCGAAGCGGCTGGAAGCAATTATACAGCCAGGATTTGGTCAATGGCAAAATTACCCCGATTACCAATGGCAATTATTATGTAAATGGAATTGAGCGAATTGATCAAGAAAGTGGCACTATCTTTTTCCTGGCATCTGGAAAAGAACAGGGTAGGAACCCCTATCATCAACATTTGTATAAAATCGATTTGGATGGAACAAAGCTTAGTTTACTCACTCCTGAAAACACGCATCATCAAATTGATTTTTCCCCTAATGGCCAATATTTTTTCGACAATTATTCCACTGCTAATATCCCTACCCAATCTGTTTTGAGAGAGGCTAATACAGGCAACATTGTACTAAAAGTCGCCCAGGCAAATATTGATGCCTTGCAATCTAAAAACTGGAAGGCCCCCCAATTATTCGAAGCTATTGCCAGGGATGGCAAAACGCCGATTTATGGTGCCTTGTGGAAACCTACCCATTTTAACCCTAATCGAAAATACCCGATCATAGACCACAGCTATACTGGCCCACATACTCAAATGTTTCCCAAAGATTTCCGACGCGTACTAAGTGTAGGCAACCAAGCCTTGGCTGAATTAGGTTTTATTGTCATCATGGTGGATGGCCTTGGAACCGCAGGTCGATCTAAAGCATTTCATGATCATTCCTACAAAAACATGGGTTTAAACCTGGCAGATCATGTTTTAGCTATTCGACAAATGGCACAAAAACACCCTTGGATCGATATTGAAAGGGTAGGCATTTTTGGGCATTCCGCAGGTGGCTATGATGCGGGGCACGCGGTACTGCAATTTCCCGAATTTTACAAGGTCGCGGTAGCCAGTTCAGCCGACCATGACTTTCGTATGGAAAAAGCATGGTGGCCTGAGATGTACATGGGTTGGCCGGTGGATGATGCTTATGATAAGGTATCCAATATTACCATGGCTAAAAACCTAAAAGGGAAATTATTACTTGTCCATGGTGGTTTGGATGACAATGTGAATGCTTCTGCTACCTTCAAACTCGCCGAAGCATTGGTGAAGGCTGATAAACAATTTGACCTACTAATTCTTCCAAGTCAGCGCCACGGCTATCAGGGTATCTACATGGATTACTTTCGGAAAAGAAGATGGAATTATTTTGTAGAACATCTATTGGGAGTGGAGCCCATTTGGGACTTTGAATGGAAATAATACTAATTAGGATATAAAATGGGGAAGTATACTAATATCGAATATGAACGAAGATTCTTATTGAGGCAATTACCTGAAAATATACTACATGGGGAGGATAAAGAAATTGAAGATTGGTATATTCAAGGCTCTATGCTTAGGTTAAGAAAAACCATTAAAAATCAGGAAATTGTATTCAAATTAACGCAAAAGCGGGAAAGCGTTGCAGGAGATAGATCAAAACATGAATTGACCACTATTTATATAGATAAAGCGATTTTTGAGCAATTGAAAGCTAAGCTTCCTGGTATTCCACTCTACAAGACTAGGAAATACTTTCAAAGAAACGGAAAGAAATTGGGTGTTGATGTTATTACTTTACAACAAAAACAAATACTTATATTGGAGGTGGAGTTTAAATCAGCTGAGGAGCTATTGTTATTTGAGTTTCCTGCGCTTGACATTACCCATGATTACACTTATTCGGGCTACCAATTAGCCATTCTTCAACATAAAAAAGAATAGGTTAAAAGCCTTCTGAACAAGGTTAAAAAATTATCACTGATGATCCGTATTACCCTTTTTTTTGTTTTACTCATTCTGGTTGCTGCATGTAATCCCAAAGAAGATTACCCTGCGCTAACCGAAAACACCAGCGAATTGCATGATGAATCGCTAAAGCCATTCTATCATGGGGTAGCTTCGGGGGATCCACTGCCTGAAAGTGTCATTATTTGGACCAGGGTCACCCCGCTGACTCAATTACCAAATATCGATGTTTCCTGGGAGGTTTCGACTGACGAAAACTTTGAAAACGTAGCTCAGTCTGGTTCTTTCACGACAATCCCTGACAGGGACTACACCGTAAAAGTAGATGTAAAGGGTTTGTCAGCTGGCACTCCTTATTTTTATCGTTTCAAAGCCTTGGAGGGTGTTTCTGCAGTTGGCAAAACGAAAACGGCACCGACATCGCCGACTCAATTGAAATTTGCGGTTGTTAGTTGTAGTAATTACGAATGGGGCTACTTCAACACTTATGCCCGTGTAGCTGAAGAGGAGGAATTAAATGCCGTCCTTCACCTTGGCGATTATATCTATGAATATGGTCAAGGAAAATACGGTGATACGACCATTGGTCGATTCAATATCCCTGCACATGAAATTATTTCATTGCAAGATTATAGGGATCGTTATGCTCAATATCGTTTAGACCCCGATTTGCAGGCTGCACATAGCCATCATCCTTTTATCAATATTTGG from Saprospiraceae bacterium encodes:
- a CDS encoding response regulator transcription factor, with translation MIFVAIVDSDKAIRDTWRRMLDTTEGFGCSGVYPNAHSALEHLNEHKTDVVLVDAQLNEISGVECVKMLKREIPTIDLIMLSSNLDDDEMIFQAFKAGACGFLPKDIFPSDLLEAIQEAKNGGAPMPREIARKLVGSFSQQQSQAEVFSKREMDVLDLLCEGNSYKEMAEKLFVSPNTIRFHLKNIYKKLDVGSRHEAVIKAMQNFLLM
- a CDS encoding histidine kinase; protein product: MLNREKAKAVLGFDDMPYLLIGIPIIAFFFPILFFKENLNEGLLAYLPKFSISLLYTSGYWLSIRALFFQLRKRFTAYEETQRRVLYTVAGILVIFVIVNGIVGYIHVAVFEVPNPHGLSHFDYKLPSLIVIALVSSIYESIFLYNRWKGAIVETEKLKRENVQSQLEGLKSQVNPHFLFNSLNTLIYIIPEDPDKAVTFVRKLSKVYRYILEIRDKELIPVAEELSFLQSYIFLLKERFGDSFQIDLSVPPSFNDHKIVPLSLQILLENAIKHNIISKNKPLLVELFINDNGHLVIRNNLQKKLQEMPSTNVGLENIKSRYAFFSKERMLVEESAHHFMVSLPLIKAPLTTIVNH
- a CDS encoding Rne/Rng family ribonuclease, translated to MEKELIINATPTEVEIALLEQSKLVELHFQKTNNNFTVGDIFLGKIKRLMPGLNAAFVEIGHKKDAFLHYTDLGPKLQSLIKYTNGVISGEIGTPLLEHFSMEPEIIKTGKIDQVLEKRNHLLVQVLKEPISTKGPRLSCEITIPGRYLVLTPFSNVVAVSKKIGNAEERKRLQLLVDSIRPKNFGVIVRTAAEGKKVADLHDELRYMMQKWESIHSQLHKAKAPAKLLSELDKTSSILRDVLSDSFNRIVVNDKELHYNIKNFLAAIAPDQVKIVQHYKATKPIFDAYGVTRQIKSSFGKTATMNSGAYLVIEHTEAMHVIDVNSGHKMASNNQEEAVLNVNMEAAEEIARQLRLRDIGGIIIVDFIDMKNLEHRKTLISEMRQFMKKDRAQHTILPLSKFGLMQITRQRVRPELKINTSEICPSCKGTGKINPSILLTDEVERDLSFIFQSRPKSSLLLQMHPYVAAFVKKGFPSIQLKWYFKYHKWVKIKEVSDFSMTEYRFFDDNDDEIRLN
- a CDS encoding tetratricopeptide repeat protein, whose translation is MTKLQYWVIGSALSLFFLLYFGCKTKPPAQQAIEKSRLLNTVQTDINVLLKEAKESMTAGQQAEVFLLEEALSQTIADSARVEPLKELAGKWFALGYPGISGHYAREIAGLENTEESWSIAGTTFTICIQRSEVQKIKDFCTDGAIQAFESAISINPSNVQHKVNLALCYTENPPPDNPMKGILMLRSMDGEYPDDVLINTTLARLAIQTGQFERAIERLEKVVSIDADNPTANCLLGQAYEKAGKAELALPYLEKCNTIN
- a CDS encoding HU family DNA-binding protein; translation: MRKADLVAAISEKTGVPKVDVLVTLETFFKEVKSSLADGENVYVRGFGSFIVKKRAKKIGRHIKKNKAIEIPEHFIPAFKPAKVFVEQVKDNVTTLPEDDGDID
- a CDS encoding YicC/YloC family endoribonuclease, whose product is MLLSMTGYGRASMPYKEKMISVEVRSLNSKYTDLRIRFPQNYREKEVELRKMVSKYAERGKIDINVEVKSEKGDEAFGLNKGLFRRYFHELNDLATELNFEKGDMLQAILRIPNVVANDEESIDDEEWEIMVKTMNAALKNFGQYREAEGQAMENDLRERISIITSLLHQLDPFEEERVTRLRQRLSQNLEEYLGKDKIDENRFEQEILFYLEKIDITEEKVRLEQHCKYFLEELDKPYQSKGRKLNFIGQEMGREINTMGAKAYSSNIQRLVVGMKDELEKVKEQIANSL
- the gmk gene encoding guanylate kinase — protein: MVANKKLLIFTAPSGAGKTTIVRHLLTRYPALDFSISATTRARRHYEKEGVDYYFISIATFNSLIEENAFVEWEEVYEGQFYGTLRKELERLWSLGKSIIFDIDVKGALNLKRQFQEDALTIFIKTPSPEILFDRLRKRQTEDMKSLQKRIDKATHELTFEQDFDKVLINDDLKVALREAEQIVEGFINQ
- the apaG gene encoding Co2+/Mg2+ efflux protein ApaG; this translates as METITTNGIKVSVENKYRSDYSHPLANRYVFSYRIVIENQSSGTVQLLRRHWFIQDASGKIKEVEGEGVIGKQPVLAPGESHEYSSWCQLATPFGRMYGSYLMVKKPLDEAFEVKIPEFRPVAPYLLN
- the fdhD gene encoding formate dehydrogenase accessory sulfurtransferase FdhD, encoding MKGIKHKNALKIGLHSSAAITDILAIEEPLEIQLWDYKEEGFFPLSINMRTPGEDQDLCRGFLFAEGIIGQKGDIQEIEQTNENVIRIRLVPQIRINQGKIERYFFSSSSCGVCGKKSLNNLSFHSCYFPAKGHPLIDVSTLLSLPQQLKSAQSLFQQTGGIHAAGLFSPQGELLLIREDVGRHNALDKLIGAALEQAVFPWRDHLLLLSGRISFELIQKASMTGVPIIAAVGAPSSLAVELAEECGITLIGFIRDKRCNVYTGEERLRR